A DNA window from Arachis duranensis cultivar V14167 chromosome 3, aradu.V14167.gnm2.J7QH, whole genome shotgun sequence contains the following coding sequences:
- the LOC107477210 gene encoding uncharacterized protein LOC107477210 isoform X2, producing MLIQYYMERQCLLKCIRWILMHAIYIGSISEDNIVREEAKKLFDNQLESKLVSFFEDHLSCSFPEQMDVDLFTLWSEETLIEDNLILDILFLGYYDSFCTCSAEIWKRFCSLYKGILLGDYNLGKLAITTEAQQLSYHTKVQLLLILIETLNLENMLQMVHDERPYRKGVCSFSLNNVQEIDALVSTFSGFEMNEAGPLVLAWAVFLYLLLTLPGKNGTNELMEIDHIGYVRQAFEAGFLRYCLEILECDIFKEYDGPASGYRSVLRTFISAFIASYEVNLQLEDGNPALILDILCKIYHGEESLCTQFWDKESFIDGPVRCLLYNLESEFPVRTLELVRLLSSLCEGTWPAECVYNFLDKSVGVSSLFEISSDSQVDDASHMVEARQAVQVPGVEGFFIPPGTRGRVLKFVGEDTALVRWEYAPSGVFLLLLRLAQDVYLNNKEEVLCTLDLLSRLVSFNTAVCFAVLDISNSLQFHAIGLMNEQIEKNVWVVEIICNLVKNLPLNSCSAALMSMAIKILVTMLICSPANVTTVALNANLFDINLQTAVFSVGNNGFSSGSWLLSSKLARMILTDCEMNSSDCPLAISVLDFTIQLVETGVENDALLALIIFSVQFVLVNHQYWKYKIKQTRWKIMLKVLELMKKCLESMPCYGKLGEIIHKVLFSDSSIHNTLFQIACTTAQALEKLHVSRLFDPMEIEGIQLAIGSVLDILVVMLTRLSKDNSSSFPVFLQAVFSCTTKSVPLITSVTSLISYFRDPAIQLGAVKFISMLFVTADCCQPFSYGTTFFAPDNEEIMDLRRSASYILQEQLLSNEDLFVATLNLFTSAARYQAAFVVAIFAPDAGNEDQHNTGDPKSQSSETSLVPLVSKKSSLLDALMLYIERACDLIKSKPRILLSVLNFMVSLWQGSPQYANLLEILRSYGKFWRHLADAISNVSNTEIPLLESVKEEDACNLAYSFHCQSAILRIMAYELFLQKKLLHAELLGKDESKDKEKNATKSDKSNTTDFHELKGIWSSWFKDSVLQKLIKSYTCCGYKNDIYYGAKVATNSFSVHVMEKLAVGDSGSLSVSLLQKIHGNLIKLSMHPAFSELLSQYSQRGYSEGKELKKLILSDLFYHLQGELEGRKIGLGPFKELSQYLIESNFLGTYQHQFNEDSLVKNVYLFDLKRLRADMKLDVWDCSHWRTSRDIAETMLSFLQDANSIMLLSSSRLSASKGLIAVLAVCHDNLLGKATKEEGIPDELVISCIDSICKSLLATIETLSPVLDASEDVFNFLASQVELLFHLMRTVRRSIPLSASLLVLKCASSGLKLLSEIKRLPSGADDIMVLLLTLLLLVLQFNSLKSHSDGVADESSDENFSKVSNATLGLLPVLCNCITTSEHGMLSLSVIDLILRSFLMPRTWLPILQSHLQLQLVMLKLQDKTSPSIPMILKFFLTVARVRGGAEMLYSSGFLSSLRVLFAESCEIFSRSGSQNPVSSYEKSETPQDIWGLGLAVITSTLQSLGDSSSGTAIVNSMIPYFFSEKAHLIFSSLNAPALPSDDHDKKRPRAQRSGISFATLKETEHTLMLMCELAKHWSLWIKAIKDVDRQLREKCIHLLAFISRGTQRLGDFSSQNAPLLCPPTTKEDFEIFLNPSYISSRKGWFALSPLGCVPKQKISSLSTAISISGEASESTDPSPKTHFSDAVAVQVYRITFLLLKFLCLQAEGAAKRAEEVGFVDLAHFPELPMPEILHGLQDQAIAIVTELCDSNKLRASRDTQNVCNLMLQIFEMALHLELCVLQICGIRPVLGRVDDFSKEVKSLFCAMEGHAFLKASSKSLKQMISCVYPGLLQAENFM from the exons ATGTTGATTCAATATTACATGGAGCGACAATGCTTGCTGAAGTGCATAAGGTGGATTCTCATGCATGCTA TTTATATTGGTTCTATATCTGAAGACAATATTGTTAGGGAGGAGGCAAAAAAGCTGTTTGATAATCAGCTAGAAAGTAAGTTAGTATCATTCTTCGAGGACCATTTGTCTTGCAGCTTCCCCGAACAAATG GATGTTGATCTTTTTACTCTGTGGTCTGAGGAGACTCTAATTGAAGACAACTTGATTTTAGatatcctttttcttggatacTATGACTCATTTTGTACATGTAGTGCTGAAATATGGAAGAGGTTTTGTTCTCTTTACAAG GGGATCTTACTTGGTGACTATAACTTGGGGAAGCTGGCAATAACTACAGAAGCACAACAGTTGTCTTACCATACTAAAGTTCAGCTGCTTCTTATTTTAATAGAAACACTGAACTTGGAGAATATGCTTCAAATGGTTCATGATGAAAGACCTTATAG GAAGGGTGTATGTTCTTTTTCCTTGAATAATGTCCAAGAGATCGATGCACTAGTTTCTACTTTCAGTGGTTTTGAAATGAATGAAGCTGGTCCTCTTGTTCTAGCTTGGGCAGTATTTCTTTATCTGCTCTTGACACTTCCGGGTAAAAATGGGACCAATGAGCTAATG GAGATTGATCACATTGGTTATGTTCGTCAAGCCTTTGAGGCTGGATTCTTACGTTACTGTCTTGAAATTCTTGAGTGTGACATCTTCAAGGAGTATGAT GGCCCAGCGTCTGGTTATCGCAGTGTTTTGAGGACATTCATATCTGCATTTATTGCATCTTATGAGGTCAACCTTCAG CTAGAGGACGGTAACCCTGCTTTGATACTGGATATTCTTTGCAAGATCTACCATGGAGAG GAGTCACTATGTACTCAGTTTTGGGACAAGGAAAGTTTTATTGATGGTCCAGTTCGGTGTCTTCTTTACAACCTGGAGAGCGAGTTCCCTGTCAGGACTCTTGAACTTGTACGGCTCTTGTCTTCCCTTTGTGAAGGCACTTGGCCTGCAGAATGTGT GTATAACTTTCTAGATAAGTCTGTTGGTGTATCATCCTTGTTCGAGATTAGCAGTGATTCACAGGTAGATGATGCCTCTCATATGGTTGAGGCACGACAGGCAGTGCAAGTTCCTGGAGTTGAGGGTTTTTTTATTCCTCCTGGTACTCGTGGGCGTGTCTTGAAATTTGTTGGAGAGGATACTGCCCTCGTGCGATGGGAG TATGCTCCATCTGGGGTGTTTCTTTTGCTCCTACGTTTGGCCCAAGATGTGTACTTGAATAACAAGGAGGAAGTTCTTTGCACGCTTGACCTGCTCAGCAGATTGGTGTCCTTTAATACt GCTGTCTGTTTTGCTGTGTTAGACATTAGCAACTCTCTACAGTTCCATGCTATTGGCCTGATGAACGAGCAGATTGAAAAGAATGTCTG GGTGGTTGAGATCATCTGTAATCTGGTTAAAAACCTGCCTCTGAATTCCTGTAGTGCTGCACTTATGTCAATGGCCATCAAGATCTTGGTGACTATGTTGATTTG TTCTCCAGCTAATGTTACAACAGTTGCTTTAAATGCAAATCTATTTGATATCAATTTGCAGACTGCCGTGTTCAGTGTAGGCAACAATGGCTTCTCAAG TGGGTCATGGTTGCTTTCCAGCAAACTGGCAAGGATGATTTTAACTGATTGTGAGATGAACAGTAGTGACTGCCCCTTGGCAATATCAG TGCTGGACTTCACCATACAGCTTGTAGAGACAGGGGTGGAGAATGATGCTCTCCTGGCACTGATCATTTTCTCTGTACAATTTGTCCTAGTCAATCACCAGTATTGGAAATACAAGATAAAGCAAACCAGATGGAAAATAATGTTGAAG GTTCTTGAATTGATGAAAAAATGCCTGGAGTCGATGCCCTGTTATGGAAAGTTGGGAGAGATCATACACAAGGTGTTATTCTCTGATTCTTCCATCCACAACACACTCTTCCAAATTGCTTGCACTACTGCCCAAGCCTTGGAG AAACTGCATGTAAGTCGCCTCTTTGATCCAATGGAAATTGAGGGGATACAGCTTGCTATAGGATCTGTCTTGGACATTCTTGTGGTTATGCTGACTAGACTGTCAAAG GATAACTCTTCCAGCTTTCCCGTTTTTCTCCAAGCAGTGTTCTCATGCACAACCAAATCAGTTCCTCTTATCACTTCTGTTACTTCTTTGATTTCATACTTCCGGGATCCT GCCATCCAGTTGGGTGCTGTCAAGTTCATTTCAATGTTATTTGTCACGGCAGATTGTTGTCAACCATTTTCGTATGGAACCACGTTCTTTGCTCCTGATAATGAGGAG ATCATGGATTTGAGGCGTTCTGCAAGCTACATACTGCAGGAGCAACTGCTATCAAATGAAGACCTTTTTGTTGCAACACTTAATTTATTCACTTCTGCAGCACGTTACCAG GCTGCTTTTGTTGTTGCTATCTTTGCTCCAGATGCCGGCAATGAAGACCAACATAATACTGGGGATCCAAAGTCGCAAAGTAGTGAAACTTCTCTGGTACCGCTAGTATCCAAAAAATCAAGTTTACTAGATGCGCTTATGCTCTACATTGAGAGGGCATGTGATTTGATCAAAAG CAAGCCTCGGATACTGCTTAGTGTACTTAACTTCATGGTTTCCCTGTGGCAAGGGTCTCCTCAATATGCAAATCTCTTAGAAATTTTGAGAAGCTATGGAAAGTTTTGGCGACACTTGGCCGACGCAATCTCAAATGTTTCCAACACTGAGATCCCTTTACTTGAAAgtgtaaaagaagaagatgctTGCAATCTGGCATACAGTTTCCATTGTCAATCTGCCATTCTCAGAATCATGGCATATGAATTGTTTTTGCAGAAAAAGTTGTTGCATGCAGAGTTACTTGGGAAGGATGAATCTAAGGACAAGGAGAAAAATGCCACAAAATCTGACAAATCTAATACCACAGATTTTCATGAACTTAAGGGAATCTGGTCTTCATGGTTCAAAGATTCTGTCttacaaaaactaataaagtcATATACTTGTTGTGGATATAAGaatgatatatattatggtGCAAAg GTGGCCACCAATTCATTCTCTGTTCATGTGATGGAAAAATTAGCTGTTGGTGACTCAGGAAGTTTATCTGTGTCATTGCTTCAGAAGATTCATGGAAACCTCATAAAG TTGAGCATGCATCCTGCTTTCTCTGAATTGTTGTCTCAATACTCACAGCGCGGTTACAG TGAGGGAAAAGAACTGAAGAAGTTGATACTCAGTGACCTCTTTTATCATTTACAAGGAGAGCTTGAAGGGAGAAAAATTGGTCTTGGACCATTCAAAGAACTATCTCAGTATCTCattgaatcaaattttttggGAACCTACCAACACCAGTTCAATGAAGACTCTCTTGTGAAGAATGTATACTTGTTTGACCTGAAACGATTGCGAGCAGATATGAAACTAGATGTTTGGGATTGTTCTCATTGGAGAACATCTAGGGATATTGCAGAAACTATGTTGAGTTTTCTGCAGGATGCAAACTCAATTATGTTGCTGTCAAGTTCAAGGCTTTCTGCATCAAAAGGATTAATAGCTGTTTTGGCTGTTTGCCATGATAAT TTGTTAGGGAAGGCTACTAAAGAAGAGGGGATCCCAGATGAACTTGTAATCTCCTGCATAGATAGTATTTGCAAGTCTTTGCTTGCAACAATTGAAACGTTATCACCTGTTCTTGATGCCTCCGAAGATGTATTCAATTTTCTTGCTTCTCAAGTAGAATTGCTTTTCCACTTGATGAGAACTGTCAGAAGGAGCATCCCCTTATCTGCATCTCTACTTGTTTTGAAATGTGCAAGTTCAGGTCTCAAGCTGTTGAGTGAAATTAAGAGGTTGCCTTCTGGGGCTGATGATATCATGGTGCTATTGCTGACATTGCTGCTTTTGGTACTACAGTTCAACTCCCTCAAATCACATTCAGATGGGGTGGCAGATGAGAGTTCTGACGAGAACTTCTCAAAGGTTTCAAATGCAACCCTAGGCCTGCTACCCGTTCTTTGCAATTGCATAACAACTTCAGAGCATGGTATGCTGTCACTGTCTGTTATAGACTTGATATTGAGAAGCTTCTTGATGCCAAGGACTTGGCTACCTATCCTGCAGAGTCATCTTCAGCTGCAGCTTGTTATGCTAAAACTCCAAGATAAAACTTCGCCCTCGATTCCAATGATATTGAAATTCTTTTTAACCGTTGCACGAGTTAGAGGGGGTGCTGAGATGCTTTATAGTTCTGGTTTCTTGTCGTCACTGAGAGTGTTGTTTGCCGAATCTTGTGAGATTTTCTCAAGAAGTGGAAGCCAGAATCCAGTCAGCTCATATGAGAAGTCTGAAACCCCCCAAGACATTTGGGGACTTGGATTAGCTGTGATTACATCTACCCTTCAATCCTTAGGAGACAGTTCTTCCGGAACTGCTATTGTGAACAGCATGATACCTTACTTTTTCTCAGAGAAGGctcatcttattttttcttctctaaaTGCCCCAGCCCTTCCTTCTGATGATCATGACAAGAAAAGACCTCGGGCACAGAGATCAGGGATTTCTTTTGCCACTCTTAAAGAAACAGAACATACTTTGATGCTCATGTGTGAGCTTGCAAAACATTGGAGTTTATGGATTAAGGCGATAAAAGATGTAGATAGACAGCTCAGAGAGAAATGTATCCATCTTTTAGCCTTTATTAGCAGGGGAACTCAACGTCTTGGTGATTTTTCAAGCCAGAATGCCCCTCTATTGTGTCCACCTACTACGAAAGaggattttgaaattttcttgaACCCTTCATACATCAGTAGTAGAAAAGGATGGTTTGCTCTCTCACCACTTGGATGTGTGCCAAAACAGAAGATCTCTTCCTTGTCAACTGCAATATCTATCTCTGGTGAAGCATCTGAGAGTACTGATCCTTCTCCAAAAACACACTTTTCTGACGCTGTAGCTGTGCAGGTTTATAGAATCACATTTCTTCTATTAAAATTTCTCTGCTTACAAGCCGAGGGTGCTGCTAAAAGGGCTGAGGAGGTTGGCTTTGTTGATCTTGCACATTTTCCTGAGCTTCCTATGCCAGAAATTTTGCATGGACTGCAG gatcaagcaattgctattgtTACTGAGCTTTGTGATTCCAACAAACTGAGGGCCTCTCGAGACACACAGAACGTTTGCAACTTAATGCTGCAAATTTTTGAAATGGCCTTGCACTTAGAACTTTGTGTTCTACAAATTTGCGGAATAAGACCTGTATTAGGTCGTGTGGATGATTTTTCAAAAGAAGTCAAATCCTTATTCTGTG CAATGGAGGGCCATGCTTTTCTAAAAGCATCTAGCAAGTCTTTAAAACAGATGATATCGTGTGTCTATCCTGGATTGCTGCAGGCGGAGAATTTCATGTGA
- the LOC107477210 gene encoding uncharacterized protein LOC107477210 isoform X3, with protein MSWKGVCSFSLNNVQEIDALVSTFSGFEMNEAGPLVLAWAVFLYLLLTLPGKNGTNELMEIDHIGYVRQAFEAGFLRYCLEILECDIFKEYDGPASGYRSVLRTFISAFIASYEVNLQLEDGNPALILDILCKIYHGEESLCTQFWDKESFIDGPVRCLLYNLESEFPVRTLELVRLLSSLCEGTWPAECVYNFLDKSVGVSSLFEISSDSQVDDASHMVEARQAVQVPGVEGFFIPPGTRGRVLKFVGEDTALVRWEYAPSGVFLLLLRLAQDVYLNNKEEVLCTLDLLSRLVSFNTAVCFAVLDISNSLQFHAIGLMNEQIEKNVWVVEIICNLVKNLPLNSCSAALMSMAIKILVTMLICSPANVTTVALNANLFDINLQTAVFSVGNNGFSSGSWLLSSKLARMILTDCEMNSSDCPLAISVLDFTIQLVETGVENDALLALIIFSVQFVLVNHQYWKYKIKQTRWKIMLKVLELMKKCLESMPCYGKLGEIIHKVLFSDSSIHNTLFQIACTTAQALEKLHVSRLFDPMEIEGIQLAIGSVLDILVVMLTRLSKDNSSSFPVFLQAVFSCTTKSVPLITSVTSLISYFRDPAIQLGAVKFISMLFVTADCCQPFSYGTTFFAPDNEEIMDLRRSASYILQEQLLSNEDLFVATLNLFTSAARYQAAFVVAIFAPDAGNEDQHNTGDPKSQSSETSLVPLVSKKSSLLDALMLYIERACDLIKSKPRILLSVLNFMVSLWQGSPQYANLLEILRSYGKFWRHLADAISNVSNTEIPLLESVKEEDACNLAYSFHCQSAILRIMAYELFLQKKLLHAELLGKDESKDKEKNATKSDKSNTTDFHELKGIWSSWFKDSVLQKLIKSYTCCGYKNDIYYGAKVATNSFSVHVMEKLAVGDSGSLSVSLLQKIHGNLIKLSMHPAFSELLSQYSQRGYSEGKELKKLILSDLFYHLQGELEGRKIGLGPFKELSQYLIESNFLGTYQHQFNEDSLVKNVYLFDLKRLRADMKLDVWDCSHWRTSRDIAETMLSFLQDANSIMLLSSSRLSASKGLIAVLAVCHDNLLGKATKEEGIPDELVISCIDSICKSLLATIETLSPVLDASEDVFNFLASQVELLFHLMRTVRRSIPLSASLLVLKCASSGLKLLSEIKRLPSGADDIMVLLLTLLLLVLQFNSLKSHSDGVADESSDENFSKVSNATLGLLPVLCNCITTSEHGMLSLSVIDLILRSFLMPRTWLPILQSHLQLQLVMLKLQDKTSPSIPMILKFFLTVARVRGGAEMLYSSGFLSSLRVLFAESCEIFSRSGSQNPVSSYEKSETPQDIWGLGLAVITSTLQSLGDSSSGTAIVNSMIPYFFSEKAHLIFSSLNAPALPSDDHDKKRPRAQRSGISFATLKETEHTLMLMCELAKHWSLWIKAIKDVDRQLREKCIHLLAFISRGTQRLGDFSSQNAPLLCPPTTKEDFEIFLNPSYISSRKGWFALSPLGCVPKQKISSLSTAISISGEASESTDPSPKTHFSDAVAVQVYRITFLLLKFLCLQAEGAAKRAEEVGFVDLAHFPELPMPEILHGLQDQAIAIVTELCDSNKLRASRDTQNVCNLMLQIFEMALHLELCVLQICGIRPVLGRVDDFSKEVKSLFCAMEGHAFLKASSKSLKQMISCVYPGLLQAENFM; from the exons ATGAGTTG GAAGGGTGTATGTTCTTTTTCCTTGAATAATGTCCAAGAGATCGATGCACTAGTTTCTACTTTCAGTGGTTTTGAAATGAATGAAGCTGGTCCTCTTGTTCTAGCTTGGGCAGTATTTCTTTATCTGCTCTTGACACTTCCGGGTAAAAATGGGACCAATGAGCTAATG GAGATTGATCACATTGGTTATGTTCGTCAAGCCTTTGAGGCTGGATTCTTACGTTACTGTCTTGAAATTCTTGAGTGTGACATCTTCAAGGAGTATGAT GGCCCAGCGTCTGGTTATCGCAGTGTTTTGAGGACATTCATATCTGCATTTATTGCATCTTATGAGGTCAACCTTCAG CTAGAGGACGGTAACCCTGCTTTGATACTGGATATTCTTTGCAAGATCTACCATGGAGAG GAGTCACTATGTACTCAGTTTTGGGACAAGGAAAGTTTTATTGATGGTCCAGTTCGGTGTCTTCTTTACAACCTGGAGAGCGAGTTCCCTGTCAGGACTCTTGAACTTGTACGGCTCTTGTCTTCCCTTTGTGAAGGCACTTGGCCTGCAGAATGTGT GTATAACTTTCTAGATAAGTCTGTTGGTGTATCATCCTTGTTCGAGATTAGCAGTGATTCACAGGTAGATGATGCCTCTCATATGGTTGAGGCACGACAGGCAGTGCAAGTTCCTGGAGTTGAGGGTTTTTTTATTCCTCCTGGTACTCGTGGGCGTGTCTTGAAATTTGTTGGAGAGGATACTGCCCTCGTGCGATGGGAG TATGCTCCATCTGGGGTGTTTCTTTTGCTCCTACGTTTGGCCCAAGATGTGTACTTGAATAACAAGGAGGAAGTTCTTTGCACGCTTGACCTGCTCAGCAGATTGGTGTCCTTTAATACt GCTGTCTGTTTTGCTGTGTTAGACATTAGCAACTCTCTACAGTTCCATGCTATTGGCCTGATGAACGAGCAGATTGAAAAGAATGTCTG GGTGGTTGAGATCATCTGTAATCTGGTTAAAAACCTGCCTCTGAATTCCTGTAGTGCTGCACTTATGTCAATGGCCATCAAGATCTTGGTGACTATGTTGATTTG TTCTCCAGCTAATGTTACAACAGTTGCTTTAAATGCAAATCTATTTGATATCAATTTGCAGACTGCCGTGTTCAGTGTAGGCAACAATGGCTTCTCAAG TGGGTCATGGTTGCTTTCCAGCAAACTGGCAAGGATGATTTTAACTGATTGTGAGATGAACAGTAGTGACTGCCCCTTGGCAATATCAG TGCTGGACTTCACCATACAGCTTGTAGAGACAGGGGTGGAGAATGATGCTCTCCTGGCACTGATCATTTTCTCTGTACAATTTGTCCTAGTCAATCACCAGTATTGGAAATACAAGATAAAGCAAACCAGATGGAAAATAATGTTGAAG GTTCTTGAATTGATGAAAAAATGCCTGGAGTCGATGCCCTGTTATGGAAAGTTGGGAGAGATCATACACAAGGTGTTATTCTCTGATTCTTCCATCCACAACACACTCTTCCAAATTGCTTGCACTACTGCCCAAGCCTTGGAG AAACTGCATGTAAGTCGCCTCTTTGATCCAATGGAAATTGAGGGGATACAGCTTGCTATAGGATCTGTCTTGGACATTCTTGTGGTTATGCTGACTAGACTGTCAAAG GATAACTCTTCCAGCTTTCCCGTTTTTCTCCAAGCAGTGTTCTCATGCACAACCAAATCAGTTCCTCTTATCACTTCTGTTACTTCTTTGATTTCATACTTCCGGGATCCT GCCATCCAGTTGGGTGCTGTCAAGTTCATTTCAATGTTATTTGTCACGGCAGATTGTTGTCAACCATTTTCGTATGGAACCACGTTCTTTGCTCCTGATAATGAGGAG ATCATGGATTTGAGGCGTTCTGCAAGCTACATACTGCAGGAGCAACTGCTATCAAATGAAGACCTTTTTGTTGCAACACTTAATTTATTCACTTCTGCAGCACGTTACCAG GCTGCTTTTGTTGTTGCTATCTTTGCTCCAGATGCCGGCAATGAAGACCAACATAATACTGGGGATCCAAAGTCGCAAAGTAGTGAAACTTCTCTGGTACCGCTAGTATCCAAAAAATCAAGTTTACTAGATGCGCTTATGCTCTACATTGAGAGGGCATGTGATTTGATCAAAAG CAAGCCTCGGATACTGCTTAGTGTACTTAACTTCATGGTTTCCCTGTGGCAAGGGTCTCCTCAATATGCAAATCTCTTAGAAATTTTGAGAAGCTATGGAAAGTTTTGGCGACACTTGGCCGACGCAATCTCAAATGTTTCCAACACTGAGATCCCTTTACTTGAAAgtgtaaaagaagaagatgctTGCAATCTGGCATACAGTTTCCATTGTCAATCTGCCATTCTCAGAATCATGGCATATGAATTGTTTTTGCAGAAAAAGTTGTTGCATGCAGAGTTACTTGGGAAGGATGAATCTAAGGACAAGGAGAAAAATGCCACAAAATCTGACAAATCTAATACCACAGATTTTCATGAACTTAAGGGAATCTGGTCTTCATGGTTCAAAGATTCTGTCttacaaaaactaataaagtcATATACTTGTTGTGGATATAAGaatgatatatattatggtGCAAAg GTGGCCACCAATTCATTCTCTGTTCATGTGATGGAAAAATTAGCTGTTGGTGACTCAGGAAGTTTATCTGTGTCATTGCTTCAGAAGATTCATGGAAACCTCATAAAG TTGAGCATGCATCCTGCTTTCTCTGAATTGTTGTCTCAATACTCACAGCGCGGTTACAG TGAGGGAAAAGAACTGAAGAAGTTGATACTCAGTGACCTCTTTTATCATTTACAAGGAGAGCTTGAAGGGAGAAAAATTGGTCTTGGACCATTCAAAGAACTATCTCAGTATCTCattgaatcaaattttttggGAACCTACCAACACCAGTTCAATGAAGACTCTCTTGTGAAGAATGTATACTTGTTTGACCTGAAACGATTGCGAGCAGATATGAAACTAGATGTTTGGGATTGTTCTCATTGGAGAACATCTAGGGATATTGCAGAAACTATGTTGAGTTTTCTGCAGGATGCAAACTCAATTATGTTGCTGTCAAGTTCAAGGCTTTCTGCATCAAAAGGATTAATAGCTGTTTTGGCTGTTTGCCATGATAAT TTGTTAGGGAAGGCTACTAAAGAAGAGGGGATCCCAGATGAACTTGTAATCTCCTGCATAGATAGTATTTGCAAGTCTTTGCTTGCAACAATTGAAACGTTATCACCTGTTCTTGATGCCTCCGAAGATGTATTCAATTTTCTTGCTTCTCAAGTAGAATTGCTTTTCCACTTGATGAGAACTGTCAGAAGGAGCATCCCCTTATCTGCATCTCTACTTGTTTTGAAATGTGCAAGTTCAGGTCTCAAGCTGTTGAGTGAAATTAAGAGGTTGCCTTCTGGGGCTGATGATATCATGGTGCTATTGCTGACATTGCTGCTTTTGGTACTACAGTTCAACTCCCTCAAATCACATTCAGATGGGGTGGCAGATGAGAGTTCTGACGAGAACTTCTCAAAGGTTTCAAATGCAACCCTAGGCCTGCTACCCGTTCTTTGCAATTGCATAACAACTTCAGAGCATGGTATGCTGTCACTGTCTGTTATAGACTTGATATTGAGAAGCTTCTTGATGCCAAGGACTTGGCTACCTATCCTGCAGAGTCATCTTCAGCTGCAGCTTGTTATGCTAAAACTCCAAGATAAAACTTCGCCCTCGATTCCAATGATATTGAAATTCTTTTTAACCGTTGCACGAGTTAGAGGGGGTGCTGAGATGCTTTATAGTTCTGGTTTCTTGTCGTCACTGAGAGTGTTGTTTGCCGAATCTTGTGAGATTTTCTCAAGAAGTGGAAGCCAGAATCCAGTCAGCTCATATGAGAAGTCTGAAACCCCCCAAGACATTTGGGGACTTGGATTAGCTGTGATTACATCTACCCTTCAATCCTTAGGAGACAGTTCTTCCGGAACTGCTATTGTGAACAGCATGATACCTTACTTTTTCTCAGAGAAGGctcatcttattttttcttctctaaaTGCCCCAGCCCTTCCTTCTGATGATCATGACAAGAAAAGACCTCGGGCACAGAGATCAGGGATTTCTTTTGCCACTCTTAAAGAAACAGAACATACTTTGATGCTCATGTGTGAGCTTGCAAAACATTGGAGTTTATGGATTAAGGCGATAAAAGATGTAGATAGACAGCTCAGAGAGAAATGTATCCATCTTTTAGCCTTTATTAGCAGGGGAACTCAACGTCTTGGTGATTTTTCAAGCCAGAATGCCCCTCTATTGTGTCCACCTACTACGAAAGaggattttgaaattttcttgaACCCTTCATACATCAGTAGTAGAAAAGGATGGTTTGCTCTCTCACCACTTGGATGTGTGCCAAAACAGAAGATCTCTTCCTTGTCAACTGCAATATCTATCTCTGGTGAAGCATCTGAGAGTACTGATCCTTCTCCAAAAACACACTTTTCTGACGCTGTAGCTGTGCAGGTTTATAGAATCACATTTCTTCTATTAAAATTTCTCTGCTTACAAGCCGAGGGTGCTGCTAAAAGGGCTGAGGAGGTTGGCTTTGTTGATCTTGCACATTTTCCTGAGCTTCCTATGCCAGAAATTTTGCATGGACTGCAG gatcaagcaattgctattgtTACTGAGCTTTGTGATTCCAACAAACTGAGGGCCTCTCGAGACACACAGAACGTTTGCAACTTAATGCTGCAAATTTTTGAAATGGCCTTGCACTTAGAACTTTGTGTTCTACAAATTTGCGGAATAAGACCTGTATTAGGTCGTGTGGATGATTTTTCAAAAGAAGTCAAATCCTTATTCTGTG CAATGGAGGGCCATGCTTTTCTAAAAGCATCTAGCAAGTCTTTAAAACAGATGATATCGTGTGTCTATCCTGGATTGCTGCAGGCGGAGAATTTCATGTGA